A stretch of DNA from Montipora foliosa isolate CH-2021 chromosome 4, ASM3666993v2, whole genome shotgun sequence:
ttcgtctaatgtaaaattttgccaaatatcagcctTGTACAACATCCTGTTTCCGTCTATATAAAATCACGACGTTTATAGAATACGGATGTTGTCATAACTGGAAGTTTAAGATATACTGGTGCATTAAGACcattatttaattcaaaatgAAATAAAGGTACGTTATATAAAACTTCAGCCTTTACCCGCAAGTGGTGGTCCCAAGCCAACACCGAAACCAGTGAAAAACATAAGGTATCCCCAGGCCTGATTCACTCTGTCTTTTTCCACGCACATCATTAGTAGCAGAGACTGCTGGCCATTGAAACCTCCGTCCATAAGCCCATAAACGACAAATATTGCCACCAAAGCTCCGAAAGTTCTGGCGAAGGGTATACATGCTATACCTATCCCGCCAGTGATCAAGGAGAATTGACACAGGTAAAACCGGTTGATCGAGTTGAACTCTCCAACTTTGCAGAAAACATGGCGACTGACGAAAGAAGCTATGGCAAAATACGTGAAAAGCATGACGGACTTGTCCTCGGGAATTTCAAGATCCTGCTTACAGTATTTAACctgcaaaagaagaaaaaataaatgtcAAACGCTTGCAATAATCATATacatattttcttgttttacttGAAATACTACGGCACTGAAGTAAAACAAAGCTAATTGTACGTAAATGGCTCAGAGTAAAGATAGTAATGCCTTTTCGATAGTAATGCCTTTTCGTTTATTCCTCTAATTCTTGTCATTTGATCGCATTACTTGAATCGTGATTTTCGTAACACTGATATACTATGATAGAGCGGTGCTCAGTTGAAAATAGCTAACAGTGAGGAAAGTGCGTGCTTAAGGAATGGAATCCTTTTAAGTAAATAAATGTCTATCTTTCGTTATTCCTCGTAGTGGTATTTGATCTCATTTCTtaaatcataatttttttcgtAATTAATCTTGTTTTAGAGCAATCTTCGTCGGTTGAAGTCCAAATCCGTCCGCCAGTTAtgactttggccaatcaaaatacaCGAAGTCAACGTTGAACCAGTCATGAAGGAAATCAAACATTCGCTCGGGAAACAGGTGCGCGAGCTAGTCACAAGTGGTACTTCAATTTACTTTATGTGCTGAAAGGTGAAAACGGAGTATTTAATTATGACGCGATTACTTCAAACCGTTTGAAAAGGTTTGAAAAACGCATTAGGTGAGAGTCGATAGGTGAAAACGGAGTCTTCTAAAAAACGATACCAAAACGCTTGCTTGGGCGGATGACCTTAAAACGTAACCTACCAAAACTGAAGCACTGTTGACTGTTGGACGACCGAAATATCTTTTTCCATGATAAAACGTGTTGcctcttttatttctttaatgaCTATCCTGCCTCTATCTAGAGCTTTTGAGATGAAATCGGTTAAAATGCACAAGATTTCTCGATTTCGTGATATAGAACGTAGCATTCTTGTCCGTTCAATGGGCAGCTAAATTTACTTATTTGCCCACGactttaaaataaacatttgctATTGAATCGTACATATAACTCAGTCTTATACAAATCCTTTTCCATGCAGTGGTAACAGCCCATGAAATCCTCACCTTAGCTTAACACGAAGAATACATGATTTTGAAGTGTCATTTCAATTAATTTCAAAGTTGAAAACGTATATAAATGAATCTGAAACGATAGCATTTCCATCCACCTGTCGAAACTTTCCCGAATTGacagaaatttttttcaaacgttttgAAATATTGGAAAAGCTAAGGAGGAGGACAAAGGAGGTGGTATGAAGATTCCCATGTGGTATAAATTCAAAGATCTTTCGGCTTCATAGAGATATTGAGATATTCAAATCAGTCGAACTGAAAAATTTGTCATGTGATAGATCCAATTCCATATAAACGGAAGATGTAAATGGGTATTCAACAGGCTCAGCGTTTTAATTTCAACATATCGTGTCCAAACAGCTGAATCAGACTTGTGGCTAAATGTGCCATAAAATCGTGAAAATTAACATTGCAATTTGTTCCCCTGTGGAATAAAATGGAGAATATTTAAGAGCAGTAACTGAAGGTCGTGTGGGTCATCTAAATTATGCACCGTTCATTCTGAATAGAGATTAACATAGGAATCGATGTGACCTGAAATATACGCTTCTGTTAGCTATGACCCTGACTGAGAATAATTAGTATATTCAGTTTACAACAGGTACAATTGTTTCATTCCAGTAAACTTACGATGTGCACAAAAGGAACGTAATAACTGAAGACTACAACAACAGTTGACAgacaaaataccaaaaacgaaCGATTCTTGAGCAGTGAAGTTTTGCTGCTGGGTTCCTCGCCATCTTTTCCTTTATCTTTATCGCTTTCGCCCTTTTCAGTCTCAGTGATGGGCAGGTACGTTGCAGAACATAAGCCACAGACGAAGTACAAGCAACCGAATCCTCGGACTGCCGCTCGCCAACCATACGCACGTAGAAGCGCATGCGTGAATTGCGTCATAGCAAACATGGCAATGGCTACGGCAGAGGTGACAAAGCCTATTGCTATCGGGCGCCACTTTACGAAGTGCTGTATCACAACCAGAATGGAGGAATTGTAGATGGTTCTATATCCGAAGCCAGACAAGAGTCCGTAGGTCAGGTACATCATCCACAGGGATGGAGAGAAGGATGCAAGGAAAAAGCCCAGTATCCCAGATATGGAACCCACAAGGGCAGTGATACGATGTCCGAAGCGATCCACAAGATAAACACTAAAAGGAGACAGCGCATAGCCACAAGCAAGGTTCAACGAACCAATCCACGCTGAAATATTGTAAAAGAATCGTGAGGAGGTAAGGGGAGGGATAGGGGCTGGCAATCCCCGATTCAATTCCTCGGCGTCGCCGGACATTCTCCCGAATCCCGTGAGTTAGGATTCCTGTTACGGTTCACTTGGAGTGATCATTTGTTTCATATGCCCTAAAAAGACCTCGTGGGAAGTGGTAAATCCAGTGTACAGTTTACAATTAAGTTTTAggacgtgaaaaaaaaaaaacacggctTTTTGAAGAAAACTAAATTAGGAGAGGACCATTACCCAGACAAAGAGAAGGGTTGTTCAATGTGTCCCGAATGCGATTCCCCGTCCCCCAACATATTTGGGTTAGATCGGTTTTCGTCTCTGCTATGAGAGGGTTTTCTTCTAGTACTCCGGTATTCCCCTCTCACCAGGAactcatcaaggggagcctccatttccactaattccttgagttaACCTTAACCTGAGTAAATTTACTTTTAGGAAGGGGGTTTtacccgcgaaaagtatcatatttcccttgactCTGAGATAGCtttattttgattggcttttacaacagtgggcgtgtgGAGACAGAGGCTTCCCATGATGAGCTCCCGCTCTCACCTAATAGCCAACCCTTGATTTGACTGATTTACCGTTTTAATTTCACTTGTTATCTTAATTAAAGGAGAATTTGTTTAGAGGTATGTAAGGTTGCAATTGATACCtcatttaataaaaaaataaaaaaaaaaaaaactgtttatgattatcatcatcatcatcgtcatcgtcatctcAATCACGTAACAAATATGTGTGTTTTCATTTCGTTAATGGTTAAAAAGAAGCTGTCAAACAGatcgagaaattgaaaaaaaacttcAGACTCGAAGGAGGGTTTAGGCTTAAGAGTGGACAGTAGAGTTGAGCTTTGtcctttgtccttttttggctttaaagtAGGAGGCGTGACAGATTTGTTCTTTCTCTTTAGCTAGCAATAATAGTCTGCTTTGATGACTAAGAGTACGTTATAGAATAATCATAATCTTTTGTAAGTGTGTGTGTAATGTCTTGGAAGTATAGTCTAGTTTCGTTTAGGTTAGACCTAATCCTTTCACCAAACCTGGTTTATTTCCCTCTCACAGGGAGAAGGAAGTGGTGAAGAATCGATTAAtattctttgaaaatatttatttttctctaGAGTGGCAGTAACTTGCCTTTCCATGTTTGTCGATGAGTTAAATTTCGTCCCAACTTAAAGTTTTTTCCAGTTTCAAAAAAGATTAATATGTCTTTCAACAGAATTATGATTGATATTGTTCGATTTATTGAACTTATCTTTTATAATCCAAACGGGCCGGTgtgtttttattttgaaattagGTCTTTTAATTGAAGTCCCTTTTCGTTGCTATTGTTATAATTGTGTTAATGGCAAGGATTTGAAGATGCCTTTCCAGGTAATCTcaccacccccctcccccctccccctcccccctcccccttcccccatacCTTGATCATTGTATTACTGTGTTAAGAAAGCAataaaagcaaacatgtttatCAAATTTCTGGCTTAAACGTATACTCTCTTCCATCCAACTTTCCTGTGATTCCCGCTCTGGTGTGATGAAATTTAAAGAGGTTTGTGATATTAATTTCTCCCGTTATTTACCGGGAGAATATAAAACAGCGGTAGTTGCCCCTCTCTCTATCGCTTACTTCCTTATTGGGATAAAGCGGCCGCGAGAGAAATATTTAATATCTGTGGGAAAATGTTTTAGAACGAGAAGCACAAAAGTACAACGCTATTTTTTTTGCCCGCTTGTTCGGGATCGCGGCCTCGTCCCCATTGGCGCATAGAAATCCATCCCGCAATGAAAAAAACTTGTATATCCATTTCAATTTGGCCTAAATATGGCTATTCAAGCGTCCCAAATTCATACAACCTTTTGCAGGAATCGCATGCAATTCCTTGGCTTGGACTCC
This window harbors:
- the LOC137999180 gene encoding monocarboxylate transporter 10-like, encoding MEVHPDSLWSWLLCAAAGLSMIIVCGGSYNFGLLLPPLMDYFNSTRQEAAWIGSLNLACGYALSPFSVYLVDRFGHRITALVGSISGILGFFLASFSPSLWMMYLTYGLLSGFGYRTIYNSSILVVIQHFVKWRPIAIGFVTSAVAIAMFAMTQFTHALLRAYGWRAAVRGFGCLYFVCGLCSATYLPITETEKGESDKDKGKDGEEPSSKTSLLKNRSFLVFCLSTVVVVFSYYVPFVHIVKYCKQDLEIPEDKSVMLFTYFAIASFVSRHVFCKVGEFNSINRFYLCQFSLITGGIGIACIPFARTFGALVAIFVVYGLMDGGFNGQQSLLLMMCVEKDRVNQAWGYLMFFTGFGVGLGPPLAGLMADRLGSYDAAFFATGALLIVGASITFLLKFTMKLTSDPRSQEQTSPEEEEILVVEVVTVV